One Rhipicephalus microplus isolate Deutch F79 chromosome 4, USDA_Rmic, whole genome shotgun sequence genomic window carries:
- the LOC119172045 gene encoding acetylcholinesterase-1, with translation MQASKVRITMEVLQRNGISAILLGALLAVLHSAQGIRPKDNPVVFTKSGYMMGRTNVFFNKPIDTFLGIPFAEPPLRELRFREPMPVKPWEGIYNAVQMPFPCLQYDTFVTKNITIDASNSTEDCLYLNVWTPALHCNFIENCGAKSVIVFFHGGGFDTGGNSYFFYDGTQLAALGDVVVVVPNYRLGVFGFLSADHPDAPGNMGLLDQLAALRWVRDNIVHFGGRPESVTLMGQSAGAMSVGFHMLSPLSRGLFKRAILQSGSPYLLQPESLKAGVERVQQLAEAVGCADENVTLSDHRHHVLECLRWANASTLMAANRELNVLNPASYFPSYGDNFLPDDPRTLIERGQIADVDVIIGTNRNEGSPFVNYFMVKVLRQEDPRLLTRDEVGFYLILLFQHVLGESPREVTSHYLRDVRPEDGRGALAAAGDAIGDFLFQCPVNYFAENLAARNRTVYMYYFDHRPSYSWWSDWLGVAHFDEFFFVFGTLFRDMRMSTMEELEFSSKLIQIWSTFARKGKVPKIRGNRWPKFTAEWPLLLNLSPKNFTVGWEPHAENCRAWERYLKVTPDNAVAS, from the exons ATGCAAGCATCAAAAGTGAGGATAACAATGGAAGTGCTTCAa AGGAATGGAATCTCGGCGATCCTCCTCGGGGCACTGCTGGCCGTGCTCCACAGCGCCCAAGGCATTCGCCCCAAGGACAACCCAGTGGTGTTCACCAAATCGGGATACATGATGGGCCGCACCAACGTGTTCTTCAACAAGCCCATCGACACCTTCCTGGGCATTCCGTTCGCCGAGCCGCCACTGCGGGAACTCCGTTTTCGCGAGCCGATGCCGGTAAAGCCGTGGGAAGGAATCTACAACGCGGTACAGATGCCCTTTCCTTGCCTCCAATATGACACCTTTGTCACCAAGAATATCACCATCGACGCCTCCAACAGCACCGAAGACTGCCTCTACCTGAATGTGTGGACTCCCGCGTTACACTGCAACTTCATCGAAAACTGCGGCGCCAAGAGCGTCATCGTGTTCTTCCATGGTGGTGGTTTCGACACTGGAGGCAACAGCTACTTCTTCTACGACGGGACGCAGCTGGCAGCCCTGGGCGACGTCGTGGTCGTGGTTCCCAACTACCGCCTTGGGGTCTTCGGCTTTCTGAGCGCGGACCACCCCGACGCGCCCGGAAACATGGGGCTCCTGGACCAGCTGGCGGCGCTCAGGTGGGTCCGGGACAACATCGTCCACTTCGGCGGTCGTCCCGAGTCGGTGACCCTGATGGGCCAGAGCGCCGGCGCCATGTCGGTCGGCTTCCACATGCTGTCACCGCTCAGTCGGGGTCTCTTCAAGCGGGCGATCTTGCAGAGCGGTAGCCCGTACCTTCTGCAGCCAGAGAGTCTCAAAGCGGGCGTCGAGCGAGTCCAGCAGCTCGCAGAGGCCGTGGGCTGCGCCGACGAGAACGTGACGCTGTCTGACCACCGGCACCACGTGCTTGAGTGTCTGCGATGGGCCAACGCTTCGACCCTGATGGCGGCCAACAGGGAGCTGAACGTGTTGAATCCGGCCAGCTACTTCCCTTCCTACGGAGACAACTTCCTGCCGGACGATCCCCGCACGCTTATCGAACGTGGCCAGATTGCGGACGTTGACGTCATCATCGGAACCAACAGGAACGAGGGCAGCCCATTTGTCAACTACTTCATGGTCAAG GTTTTGCGCCAAGAGGACCCGAGACTCCTGACTCGTGACGAAGTGGGCTTCTACCTTATCCTGCTCTTTCAACACGTGTTGGGCGAGAGTCCGCGCGAAGTGACGTCGCACTATTTGCGTGACGTCAGACCGGAAGACGGTCGCGGAGCGCTGGCTGCCGCTGGTGACGCCATCGGAGACTTCCTGTTCCAGTGCCCGGTCAACTACTTCGCCGAGAACCTGGCGGCCAGGAACCGCACGGTGTACATGTACTACTTCGACCACCGACCCTCGTACAGCTGGTGGAGCGACTGGCTGGGTGTCGCCCACTTCGACGAGTTCTTCTTCGTGTTCGGCACGCTGTTCCGAGACATGCGAATGTCCACCATGGAGGAACTCGAGTTCAGCTCCAAGCTCATCCAGATATGGTCCACGTTCGCCAGGAAAGG